One genomic region from Desulfatiglans sp. encodes:
- a CDS encoding F0F1 ATP synthase subunit epsilon — translation MMGKLHLEVITPAGVIASVQADMVVAPGINGKFGVLPGHIRFLSGIVPGELHYIKDNKTKYMAVSSGFAEVNNDMVSILVDSAEMASSIDIKRAMSAMERAKQRLTKKSVAGDTDLVRAEASLKRAGSRLKVSVKNS, via the coding sequence ATCATGGGGAAACTGCATCTTGAGGTCATAACTCCCGCCGGGGTCATTGCCAGTGTCCAGGCTGATATGGTTGTTGCCCCCGGGATAAATGGTAAATTCGGTGTCCTGCCAGGGCATATAAGATTCTTATCCGGTATTGTGCCTGGTGAGTTGCACTATATAAAAGATAATAAAACCAAATACATGGCCGTTTCATCAGGCTTTGCCGAGGTCAATAATGACATGGTCTCTATCCTGGTAGATTCCGCTGAAATGGCCAGTAGCATTGATATAAAAAGGGCCATGTCTGCAATGGAAAGGGCAAAGCAGAGGCTCACAAAAAAGTCAGTTGCTGGTGATACTGACCTTGTCAGGGCTGAGGCATCACTAAAAAGGGCAGGTTCAAGGTTAAAGGTGTCAGTTAAAAACAGTTAA
- a CDS encoding F0F1 ATP synthase subunit alpha: MEIRAEEISQVIREQIKDYEKKMEVSETGVVLSVGDGVARVHGVQNAMAMEMLEFPGGIYGLCLNLEEDNVGVAIMGNDSKIKEGDIVKRTGRIAEIPVGEAVLGRVIDAVGNPLDGKGPINAKEYRRLEMVAPGVIARKPVTEPMYTGIKAIDAMTPVGRGQRELIIGDRQIGKTAIAVDAILNQKNTDIFCIYVAIGQKKSTVAQVVDVLEKAGAMKYTTVVAACASDPATQQYMAPYAGCSIGEYYRDSGRHALIIYDDLSKQAVAYRQISLLLRRPPGREAFPGDIFYNHSRLLERAAKLNDELGGGSLTALPIIETQAGDVSAYIPTNVISITDGQVYLEPNLFFSGIRPAINVGLSVSRVGGAAQTKAMKKVAGTLRTEMAQFRELEAFAQFGSDLDKATLQQINRGRRLVEVLKQPQYQPMSSEKEVMILFAAANGYLDKWPENRISEYESRMLEEISIKSPELLKEIREKGQISDELEKRLKSFLDNFEAEFEA, from the coding sequence ATGGAAATAAGAGCAGAAGAGATAAGTCAGGTTATTAGAGAGCAGATTAAGGATTATGAAAAAAAGATGGAGGTCAGCGAGACAGGCGTTGTGCTTTCAGTAGGTGACGGCGTTGCCAGGGTGCACGGGGTACAGAATGCAATGGCAATGGAGATGCTTGAATTCCCGGGAGGGATTTATGGCCTCTGCCTTAATCTTGAAGAGGACAATGTCGGTGTTGCCATTATGGGCAATGATTCAAAAATAAAAGAGGGTGACATCGTAAAAAGAACAGGGAGAATCGCTGAGATCCCTGTTGGCGAGGCAGTCCTTGGAAGGGTTATTGATGCGGTCGGAAACCCCCTTGATGGCAAAGGTCCGATAAACGCAAAGGAATACAGAAGACTTGAAATGGTGGCGCCCGGGGTTATCGCCCGAAAACCTGTAACAGAGCCCATGTACACCGGGATAAAGGCCATAGACGCCATGACCCCTGTTGGCAGGGGGCAGAGGGAGCTTATCATCGGTGACAGGCAGATCGGGAAGACTGCGATAGCTGTTGATGCGATTTTAAACCAAAAAAATACAGATATCTTCTGCATCTATGTTGCAATAGGACAGAAAAAGTCAACTGTTGCACAGGTTGTTGATGTGCTTGAAAAGGCAGGGGCAATGAAATACACAACAGTAGTTGCAGCCTGTGCAAGTGATCCTGCAACCCAGCAGTACATGGCTCCCTATGCAGGCTGTTCAATCGGTGAATACTACAGGGACAGCGGCAGGCATGCGCTCATCATATATGATGACCTGTCAAAACAGGCGGTTGCATACAGGCAGATATCACTCCTTTTAAGAAGGCCACCCGGAAGAGAGGCCTTTCCGGGGGATATCTTTTATAACCATTCAAGGCTCTTAGAGAGGGCGGCAAAGCTGAATGATGAGCTTGGTGGCGGATCTCTTACCGCACTTCCCATCATTGAAACCCAGGCAGGTGATGTGTCTGCCTATATCCCCACCAATGTTATTTCAATCACTGATGGCCAGGTGTATCTTGAGCCGAACCTCTTCTTTTCAGGTATTCGGCCTGCCATTAATGTGGGTCTGTCAGTGTCAAGGGTTGGAGGGGCTGCGCAGACAAAGGCAATGAAAAAGGTTGCAGGCACCCTCCGAACAGAGATGGCCCAGTTCAGGGAGCTTGAGGCATTTGCACAGTTCGGAAGCGACTTGGACAAGGCAACCCTGCAGCAGATCAACAGGGGCAGAAGGCTGGTTGAGGTGCTTAAACAGCCTCAGTATCAGCCCATGTCCTCTGAAAAAGAGGTAATGATTCTGTTTGCCGCGGCAAATGGGTATCTTGATAAATGGCCTGAAAACAGGATATCTGAATATGAATCCCGGATGCTTGAAGAGATATCGATAAAAAGCCCTGAATTACTGAAAGAGATCAGGGAGAAGGGGCAGATCAGTGATGAGCTGGAGAAAAGGCTGAAATCCTTTCTGGATAATTTTGAGGCTGAATTTGAGGCATAA
- a CDS encoding ATP synthase F0 subunit B codes for MIPFKIRYRVFIAVLCTLFFIVAAPLYSSESTHPSANHQTDAHPVDESGHEKSHSSDRSGDHIDLLYRFINFGVLIVILVVVFRKARISYHFSARSEEIAKRIEDLKMDKEEVEKRYKEVEGQLKRIEEQSRDIIEQYRKEGTAEKERIISGAKERVRQILEQAETTIQREVEYATGELRQEILERASKRAQEILAGEIGEKEQEIMVFDFMEKMGRVK; via the coding sequence ATGATACCCTTTAAAATAAGATACAGGGTATTCATTGCGGTTTTATGTACCCTTTTTTTTATTGTAGCGGCGCCTTTATACAGCAGCGAATCCACTCACCCTTCTGCTAACCACCAGACAGATGCCCATCCTGTGGATGAGTCGGGTCATGAAAAGAGTCATTCATCTGACAGGAGCGGTGATCATATAGACCTTTTATATCGCTTTATCAACTTCGGTGTGCTTATAGTAATCCTCGTAGTAGTATTTAGAAAGGCGAGGATATCTTATCACTTTTCAGCCAGGAGCGAAGAGATCGCAAAAAGGATTGAAGACCTTAAAATGGACAAAGAGGAGGTGGAAAAGAGATATAAAGAGGTTGAGGGGCAGTTAAAAAGGATAGAAGAACAGAGCAGGGATATCATAGAGCAGTATCGGAAAGAGGGAACTGCTGAAAAAGAGAGGATAATATCGGGTGCAAAGGAGAGGGTAAGGCAGATTCTGGAGCAGGCAGAAACAACCATACAGAGAGAAGTTGAATATGCGACAGGTGAATTGAGGCAGGAAATACTGGAGAGGGCCTCTAAAAGGGCACAGGAGATCCTGGCAGGGGAAATAGGAGAGAAGGAACAGGAGATCATGGTTTTTGACTTTATGGAAAAGATGGGAAGGGTTAAATGA
- the atpH gene encoding ATP synthase F1 subunit delta, with the protein MISSRVSKRYAKALFILGQEDGSFITYGKKLEEFRDFYTENPDFRNALSNTVYKLEERRNVLNYVLDKSGFSGVVKNFLNLLLEKNRVSIIKEISERYAAFTDEAMDITNAEIITARPLRYDTLQKLINSLKEMTSKDIRSKVIEDPDLIGGIVVKIGDMVMDGSVKAQLTGLKESFKRGGQTSWK; encoded by the coding sequence ATGATAAGTTCAAGGGTTTCTAAAAGATATGCAAAGGCCCTTTTTATCCTTGGACAGGAGGATGGCTCTTTTATAACCTATGGTAAGAAACTTGAGGAGTTCAGGGATTTTTATACTGAAAACCCTGATTTTAGAAACGCCTTATCAAATACGGTATATAAACTTGAGGAAAGAAGGAATGTGTTGAATTATGTGCTGGATAAAAGCGGTTTTTCCGGGGTTGTGAAGAATTTCCTGAATCTTCTCCTGGAAAAAAACAGGGTAAGTATCATAAAGGAAATAAGTGAAAGATATGCCGCATTCACTGATGAGGCAATGGATATTACCAATGCTGAGATTATTACAGCCAGACCTTTACGGTATGATACATTACAGAAGCTAATAAATTCACTTAAGGAAATGACATCAAAGGATATCAGGTCAAAGGTAATTGAAGATCCCGACCTGATAGGCGGTATTGTGGTAAAAATAGGGGATATGGTGATGGATGGCAGCGTAAAGGCCCAGCTTACAGGGCTTAAAGAATCTTTTAAAAGGGGTGGGCAGACCTCATGGAAATAA
- the rny gene encoding ribonuclease Y, which translates to MIIGGIAGIILIILIGFAGYIFGKRKVEKQFESITVYSKKIINEAHRQAKTIKKEAMLRAKDTIYQLKNELDREAKEKNELLIAQESRLVHKEESLDKKINQVESKEGLLLKREKNISKIEEDLQLKNEEYNKIIAEQRVQLEKVAGISSEEAKKLLVISMESEAKHDAAKLIRKIENEARETSKKKAQEIIALAVKRYAGDYISENTVSVVDLPSEEMKGRIIGREGRNIRAIEAATGINLIVDDTPEAVILSGFNPVRREVARVSLLRLIEDGRIHPARIEEIVKKVEKEIDVSIKEAGEQATFDVGVHGIDPEIVKLIGRLKYRSSYAQNVLAHSREVAFICGVMASELGVNVKKAKRAGLLHDIGKAVDHEIEGPHAIIGADLARKYHEAADVVHAIQAHHEDIPPDTILAVLVQAADTLSGARPGARREMIESYIKRLEELEKIAMSFTGVSKSFAIQAGREIRIMVEGDQVDDDQSAIICKDIAGKIEKELTYPGQIKVTVIRETRSVEYAK; encoded by the coding sequence ATGATTATTGGCGGGATAGCTGGTATCATTTTAATAATATTAATCGGTTTTGCAGGGTATATATTTGGCAAGAGGAAGGTAGAGAAACAGTTTGAATCTATAACCGTATATTCAAAAAAGATCATCAATGAGGCCCACAGGCAGGCCAAGACAATAAAAAAAGAGGCCATGTTAAGGGCAAAGGATACTATCTATCAGTTAAAGAACGAACTTGACAGAGAGGCAAAGGAAAAAAATGAGCTTCTCATAGCCCAGGAAAGCAGGCTGGTTCACAAGGAGGAGAGCCTTGATAAAAAGATAAACCAGGTTGAAAGCAAGGAGGGGCTCCTTTTAAAGCGCGAGAAAAACATTAGTAAGATAGAGGAAGATCTTCAATTAAAAAATGAAGAATATAATAAGATTATTGCGGAGCAGAGGGTCCAGCTTGAGAAGGTGGCAGGGATTTCAAGTGAAGAGGCAAAAAAACTTCTTGTAATATCCATGGAGTCTGAGGCAAAGCATGATGCTGCCAAACTTATAAGAAAGATCGAAAATGAGGCAAGGGAGACATCCAAGAAAAAGGCGCAGGAGATAATTGCCCTGGCAGTAAAAAGATATGCGGGTGACTATATCTCTGAGAACACGGTCTCTGTTGTTGATCTCCCGAGCGAAGAGATGAAGGGGCGCATAATAGGAAGGGAAGGGCGCAATATCAGGGCGATTGAGGCTGCAACAGGTATAAATCTCATTGTAGATGATACCCCTGAAGCAGTTATCCTCTCCGGGTTCAACCCGGTAAGGCGTGAGGTGGCAAGGGTCTCTTTGCTCAGACTGATAGAGGATGGCAGGATACACCCTGCCAGGATAGAAGAGATTGTTAAAAAGGTAGAAAAAGAGATAGATGTAAGTATAAAAGAGGCAGGTGAACAGGCCACATTTGATGTAGGTGTTCATGGCATTGACCCGGAAATAGTTAAACTGATAGGCAGGCTTAAATACCGCTCAAGCTATGCACAGAATGTGCTGGCCCATTCAAGGGAGGTTGCATTTATCTGCGGTGTGATGGCCTCTGAACTGGGTGTTAATGTTAAAAAGGCAAAACGGGCCGGACTGCTCCATGATATAGGCAAAGCGGTTGATCATGAAATAGAAGGGCCTCATGCAATTATCGGCGCTGATCTGGCAAGAAAATACCATGAAGCAGCAGATGTGGTGCACGCAATACAGGCCCATCATGAAGATATTCCTCCGGATACAATACTTGCTGTGCTGGTCCAGGCGGCTGATACCCTTTCAGGCGCAAGGCCGGGGGCAAGGCGTGAGATGATAGAGTCATACATAAAAAGGCTTGAAGAGCTTGAAAAGATTGCCATGTCCTTTACCGGTGTAAGTAAGTCCTTTGCTATACAGGCAGGAAGAGAGATAAGGATTATGGTGGAGGGTGACCAGGTTGATGATGATCAGTCTGCCATAATATGTAAAGACATCGCAGGCAAGATAGAAAAGGAGTTAACCTATCCCGGGCAGATCAAGGTAACTGTTATAAGGGAGACAAGGTCTGTTGAATATGCCAAATAA
- a CDS encoding cell division protein ZapA: MDRPIKIKIQDNEYLIRSKGNDTDNVYKIAEYVNEKLRETDEISKGMSEKRAAILTALNIASDYFRVVDERDRLLQEIQDKSQSLISVINSRIKD, translated from the coding sequence TTGGATAGGCCTATCAAAATAAAGATTCAGGATAATGAATACCTTATCAGAAGCAAGGGAAATGATACTGATAATGTCTATAAGATTGCAGAGTATGTAAATGAAAAGCTGAGAGAGACAGATGAGATAAGCAAGGGGATGTCAGAAAAAAGGGCGGCAATACTTACCGCACTGAATATTGCCAGTGATTATTTCAGGGTGGTGGATGAAAGAGACAGGCTGTTGCAGGAGATACAGGATAAATCTCAATCACTGATATCTGTTATAAACAGCAGGATAAAAGATTAA
- the atpD gene encoding F0F1 ATP synthase subunit beta, with protein sequence MSEGKIIQVTGPVVDVEFKEGALPEILTALHITNPAIDDTPDNLVIEVAQHLGDNVVRCIAMDITDGLVRGIKAKNTGKPIMMPAGDAILGRILNVVGRPVDGKGPVNATEFLPIHRLAPLFVEQDTSVNVLETGVKVIDLLVPFPRGGKMGMFGGAGVGKTVVMMEMINNIALQHGGISVFAGVGERTREGNDLYLEMKESGVIEKAALIYGQMTEPPGARARIALSALTAAEYYRDVRGQDVLLFIDNIFRFTQAGSEVSALLGRIPSAVGYQPTLATDLGALQERITSTKNGSITSVQCVYVPADDLTDPAPATTFAHLDGTVVLNRAISELGIYPAVDPLDSTSRILDPKFLGMEHYTVARSVQQILQKYKDLQEIIAILGMDELSDEDKITVARARRIQRFLSQPFHVAEVFTGTKGKYVPVKETVKGFMEIIEGKHDDLPESAFYMVGSIEEAREKAEKMAENHERHN encoded by the coding sequence ATGAGTGAAGGTAAGATAATTCAGGTTACAGGTCCGGTTGTGGACGTTGAATTCAAGGAGGGGGCATTGCCTGAAATATTGACAGCCCTTCATATCACAAACCCCGCTATTGATGATACCCCCGACAATCTTGTTATAGAAGTTGCCCAGCATCTTGGTGATAATGTTGTCCGCTGTATAGCAATGGATATTACCGATGGGCTTGTAAGGGGCATAAAGGCAAAAAATACCGGCAAACCTATTATGATGCCTGCCGGTGATGCGATACTGGGCAGGATTCTTAATGTTGTTGGCAGGCCTGTTGATGGTAAAGGACCTGTTAATGCAACAGAATTTTTGCCGATACACAGGCTGGCTCCATTGTTTGTTGAACAGGATACATCCGTTAATGTTCTTGAAACAGGCGTAAAGGTTATTGACCTACTTGTGCCTTTTCCACGAGGAGGCAAGATGGGGATGTTTGGCGGCGCCGGGGTGGGTAAAACAGTAGTTATGATGGAGATGATCAATAACATAGCGCTGCAGCATGGAGGCATAAGCGTATTTGCGGGCGTGGGTGAGAGAACAAGAGAAGGTAATGACCTTTACCTTGAGATGAAGGAGTCAGGGGTTATTGAAAAGGCTGCCCTTATTTACGGTCAGATGACCGAACCTCCGGGTGCCCGTGCGAGAATCGCCCTGTCCGCTCTTACAGCGGCAGAATACTACAGGGATGTCAGGGGGCAGGATGTCCTTCTTTTTATTGATAATATATTCAGGTTTACCCAGGCAGGCAGCGAGGTATCAGCGCTCCTTGGCAGGATACCTTCTGCGGTCGGTTACCAGCCTACCCTGGCAACCGATCTAGGGGCGCTCCAGGAAAGGATTACATCCACAAAGAATGGCTCCATTACCTCTGTTCAATGCGTGTATGTGCCTGCTGATGACCTGACAGACCCTGCGCCTGCAACAACCTTTGCCCATCTTGATGGTACGGTTGTTCTGAACAGGGCCATATCAGAGCTGGGGATATATCCGGCCGTTGATCCGCTTGACTCGACATCACGGATACTGGACCCGAAATTTTTGGGTATGGAACATTATACTGTTGCGAGGAGTGTTCAGCAGATACTTCAAAAATACAAAGATCTCCAGGAAATTATCGCTATCCTTGGCATGGATGAGCTTTCAGATGAGGATAAGATCACTGTTGCCAGGGCACGCAGGATTCAAAGGTTCCTTTCTCAGCCTTTTCACGTTGCTGAGGTATTTACAGGGACAAAGGGTAAATATGTACCTGTTAAGGAGACCGTAAAGGGGTTTATGGAGATTATTGAAGGCAAGCATGATGATCTGCCCGAAAGTGCATTTTATATGGTGGGCAGCATAGAAGAGGCAAGGGAAAAGGCTGAAAAGATGGCTGAAAATCATGAAAGGCATAATTAA
- the atpG gene encoding ATP synthase F1 subunit gamma: MAALRDIKLKIKAIKKIEQITRAMSMVASAKLRNTQGKMERFAPYARKFEEIMGNLAGRIDPDIHPLLVKREGVKHVELLHFSSDKGLCGGFNMNNIALCEKWVDEQLEKQTGYKLNLVGRKGRDYFTKRGFNISSSHIHIYANVNISFVNKMTQDFITKYMKGEIDELYMVYSRFISLSKLVPTLVKLIPVEPPKAIIDTGGSNEYLCEPGMKELLVEMLPKHISVQIMNAFFQNEVSEYAARMAAMDNAKKNCKDMVKELTLTFNKARQAAITAELMDIVGGAEALS; the protein is encoded by the coding sequence ATGGCTGCGCTAAGAGATATAAAGTTAAAAATAAAGGCAATAAAAAAAATAGAGCAGATCACAAGGGCAATGAGCATGGTTGCCAGCGCCAAACTGCGTAATACCCAGGGGAAAATGGAGAGGTTTGCACCATATGCACGCAAGTTTGAAGAGATTATGGGTAACCTTGCAGGCCGTATAGACCCTGACATCCATCCATTATTAGTGAAACGAGAGGGTGTTAAACATGTTGAGCTCTTGCATTTTTCCTCTGACAAGGGTTTATGCGGGGGCTTTAATATGAATAATATTGCCCTTTGTGAAAAATGGGTGGATGAACAGTTAGAAAAACAGACTGGATATAAACTTAATCTGGTCGGTCGAAAAGGGCGGGATTATTTTACAAAGAGAGGTTTTAATATTTCATCATCACATATCCATATATACGCAAATGTGAATATCTCCTTTGTGAATAAGATGACGCAGGATTTTATCACTAAATATATGAAAGGTGAGATTGATGAGCTTTATATGGTCTATTCCAGATTCATAAGCCTCTCAAAACTGGTTCCAACACTGGTAAAATTGATCCCTGTAGAGCCTCCAAAGGCAATAATTGATACAGGGGGTTCTAATGAATACCTTTGCGAGCCCGGTATGAAAGAGCTTTTAGTTGAGATGTTGCCAAAACATATCAGCGTACAGATCATGAATGCATTTTTCCAGAACGAGGTCAGCGAATATGCGGCAAGGATGGCTGCAATGGATAATGCCAAGAAAAACTGTAAGGATATGGTTAAGGAGCTGACCCTGACATTCAACAAGGCAAGGCAGGCAGCAATTACCGCTGAGCTTATGGATATTGTGGGTGGAGCTGAGGCCTTATCATAA
- a CDS encoding ATP synthase F0 subunit B, translating to MPEINYTVIIQIVNFILLLVLLNIIVYRPVRGLLIKRKQEEDSSILMTEEWKRKIENYSAEIEEKIDFARKQGIKERISIRDSGLSHEKELVQDASSQVEREIQSARNEIREKIERASASLQGEIDSFSIELAEKLLGRSLV from the coding sequence ATGCCAGAAATCAACTATACTGTTATTATCCAGATAGTAAACTTTATCCTGCTTCTTGTTCTACTTAATATCATAGTGTACAGACCGGTAAGAGGGTTACTCATTAAGCGAAAGCAGGAAGAGGATTCTTCAATATTAATGACTGAAGAGTGGAAAAGAAAAATAGAAAATTATTCTGCTGAAATAGAAGAAAAGATTGATTTTGCAAGAAAACAGGGCATTAAAGAACGTATAAGCATCAGGGATTCCGGTCTTTCCCATGAGAAAGAGCTGGTTCAGGATGCAAGTTCCCAGGTTGAAAGAGAGATACAGAGTGCCAGAAATGAGATCAGGGAGAAGATAGAGAGGGCCAGTGCCTCTCTTCAGGGAGAAATAGATAGTTTCTCAATAGAACTGGCGGAAAAACTACTCGGGAGATCCCTGGTATGA
- the zapB gene encoding cell division protein ZapB, translated as MEFTIETDYFKLLEDKINDLINRIQEVKSEKDSFIKTINEQKNRIDILTDELTALRESKKQAKERITTIIEKIDKLDV; from the coding sequence ATGGAATTTACCATTGAGACAGATTATTTTAAACTCCTTGAAGATAAAATTAACGACCTTATTAACAGAATACAGGAAGTAAAGTCTGAGAAGGATTCATTTATTAAAACAATCAATGAGCAGAAAAACCGGATCGATATATTAACCGACGAACTGACTGCGCTTCGTGAAAGTAAAAAGCAGGCAAAGGAAAGAATAACTACAATAATAGAAAAGATTGATAAACTTGATGTTTAA
- the rodA gene encoding rod shape-determining protein RodA, whose translation MFDRRLIQNFDWVLVLLLLLIAAVSLTNLYSATYPIWDAGGRNIFLKQIYWFLIGFAFFFMMIPFDYHYIERMAYPIYILSLGLLVVVLLIGRVFSGSQSWISMGGITFQPSEFSKVALVIILSKFFAGQEYTEYRLRDLWRPFLLVAMPFILIIKQPDLGTALMLFIISSSIILFMKVNWRSLLILIFMTAPVIPFIWFTLKDYQQKRILTFINPENDPLGSGYNIIQSMIAVGSGFLWGKGYLKGTQTRLHFLPEQHSDFAFSVLAEEWGFAGSLILILLYLILILWGLSIAKNSKDMFGSVLSVGIISIVFWQLVINIGMTIGLLPVVGIPLVFFSSGGSSIISTMIGMGLLMSISMRRFMFQ comes from the coding sequence ATGTTTGACAGAAGGCTAATTCAGAATTTTGACTGGGTTTTAGTGCTTTTACTTCTGCTAATTGCAGCGGTCAGCCTTACAAATCTTTACAGTGCCACCTACCCGATATGGGATGCTGGCGGTCGTAATATTTTTCTGAAACAGATATACTGGTTCCTGATAGGTTTTGCCTTCTTTTTTATGATGATCCCATTTGATTATCATTATATCGAGCGCATGGCGTATCCCATCTATATCTTATCGCTGGGGCTTCTTGTTGTTGTTCTTCTTATTGGCAGGGTGTTTTCGGGTTCACAGAGCTGGATCAGCATGGGAGGGATAACATTTCAACCCTCTGAATTTTCAAAGGTTGCCCTAGTGATCATCCTTTCAAAATTCTTTGCGGGTCAGGAATATACAGAGTACAGGCTCAGAGACCTCTGGCGCCCTTTTTTACTTGTTGCGATGCCGTTCATATTGATTATAAAACAGCCGGATCTCGGGACAGCCCTGATGCTTTTTATTATTTCATCATCAATAATCCTTTTTATGAAGGTAAACTGGCGTTCATTGCTGATTCTCATTTTTATGACAGCCCCGGTAATACCCTTTATTTGGTTCACGCTAAAGGATTATCAGCAGAAGAGGATACTTACCTTTATCAATCCTGAAAATGACCCCCTGGGTTCAGGGTATAATATCATCCAGTCAATGATTGCAGTAGGCTCAGGGTTTCTATGGGGAAAAGGTTATCTCAAGGGAACTCAGACAAGGCTGCATTTTCTGCCTGAACAGCATTCGGATTTTGCATTTTCTGTCCTGGCTGAGGAATGGGGTTTTGCCGGGTCATTGATATTGATTTTACTTTATCTGATCCTGATTTTATGGGGGCTCAGCATTGCCAAAAACTCAAAGGATATGTTCGGGTCTGTTCTTTCAGTCGGTATTATATCCATTGTATTCTGGCAGCTTGTAATAAATATAGGCATGACCATTGGTCTCCTTCCTGTCGTCGGCATCCCTCTTGTATTCTTCAGTTCAGGCGGATCATCCATTATCAGCACTATGATCGGGATGGGCCTTTTAATGAGTATAAGCATGAGGAGGTTCATGTTTCAGTAG
- a CDS encoding polymer-forming cytoskeletal protein translates to MKNKDELNAFLTKDTEFEGKLSFKGFVRIDGRFTGEIVSEGTLSVGESAVIRSDIHVSNIIISGEIRGNIIADKRIHIHAPGKVFGNIQAPAVIIEEGVIFEGNCRMQKIDKDHDIKLAVVS, encoded by the coding sequence ATGAAAAACAAAGATGAGCTGAATGCATTCCTGACCAAGGATACTGAATTTGAAGGTAAATTATCCTTTAAAGGGTTTGTAAGAATTGACGGGAGATTTACGGGCGAAATAGTCTCGGAAGGCACTTTGAGCGTCGGAGAATCAGCAGTGATCCGCTCTGATATACATGTTTCAAATATAATCATCAGCGGTGAAATCAGAGGCAATATAATTGCTGATAAGAGAATACATATCCATGCCCCGGGAAAGGTTTTTGGCAATATCCAGGCCCCTGCTGTAATTATTGAGGAAGGCGTTATCTTTGAGGGTAACTGCCGAATGCAAAAGATTGATAAAGATCATGATATAAAACTTGCTGTAGTCAGTTGA
- a CDS encoding protein TolQ — protein MTGSDFIFMISNSSLMIKLVMLVLVMMSILSWNLILFKSRQLNLTLKDTKKNISILKVQSSLQTALKRLKKTPDSPSFIVASEGINEISRLMNTNLPDDTRDRIILNNIRQTLQEEINIQVEELYGTLPFLGTCTTVAPLLGLFGTVWGIMNSFHGFRGLTTSSLNAIAPGMAEALVTTVIGLIVAIPAAMANNILIRMLESIEINLVKFSSTFLRLLEKELAGKTLTKPHIQPDQDA, from the coding sequence ATGACAGGCTCTGATTTTATCTTCATGATCAGTAATTCCAGTCTGATGATCAAACTTGTTATGCTTGTACTTGTTATGATGTCTATCCTGAGTTGGAACCTTATATTATTTAAATCCCGCCAATTAAACCTGACATTAAAAGATACCAAAAAAAACATAAGCATCCTGAAGGTGCAATCTTCATTGCAAACAGCCCTGAAACGCCTTAAAAAAACACCAGATTCACCTTCATTCATTGTGGCCTCTGAGGGTATAAATGAAATCAGCAGGTTGATGAATACAAATTTGCCGGATGATACCAGGGACAGGATAATCCTCAATAACATTCGTCAAACCCTTCAGGAAGAAATCAATATACAGGTAGAAGAACTATATGGCACATTGCCATTCCTTGGTACATGCACAACTGTAGCGCCGCTCCTTGGTCTTTTCGGTACTGTATGGGGAATTATGAACTCATTTCATGGTTTCAGGGGGCTTACCACTTCAAGTCTTAATGCTATTGCCCCTGGCATGGCGGAGGCCCTTGTTACAACGGTGATAGGGCTTATAGTTGCCATTCCGGCTGCCATGGCCAATAACATTCTTATAAGGATGCTTGAATCCATTGAAATAAATCTTGTTAAATTTTCAAGCACATTTTTACGCCTGCTTGAAAAGGAACTGGCTGGAAAGACACTGACAAAACCCCATATTCAACCAGATCAGGATGCGTAA